The following proteins come from a genomic window of Megalobrama amblycephala isolate DHTTF-2021 linkage group LG1, ASM1881202v1, whole genome shotgun sequence:
- the LOC125272692 gene encoding cytochrome c oxidase assembly factor 3 homolog, mitochondrial → MSYLIGAASSVTEDGTNMEGKTQDASSTAPKHLTPAQKQLLKRQQELEYWKRHSKQIRSRNLITGLTIGAFVVGLFSYTILSVRQERIMDEIDDEAKTFIMKGPRTGANS, encoded by the exons ATGAGTTATTTGATTGGTGCAGCGTCCAGCGTCACAGAAGACGGAACAAACATGGAGGGAAAGACTCAGGACGCGTCCTCAACAGCGCCGAAACATCTCACACCTGCCCAGAAACAGCTCCTCAAAAGACAGCAGGAACTGGAATACTGGAAAAGGCACTCAAAACAAATCCGAAGCCGTAATTTGATCACGGGTCTGACCATCGGAGCCTTTGTGGTGGGCCTAT TCAGCTACACCATTCTCTCAGTCAGGCAGGAGAGAATCATGGACGAGATTGATGACGAGGCAAAGACCTTCATCATGAAAGGGCCTCGGACGGGGGCCAACTCTTAG